TGTATTTGCAAGGGTGCTTTTCCAGACCCCCCTGGGTATCATCTCGGACAGGATGGGAAGGAAAAGAATGGTGGCTTACGGTCTGCTGCTGAATGTCCCCATAGTCATAGGACTTGCTTATGCCGGCAGCATAACAGAGCTCATCATCCTGCGTGCATTGCAGGGCATCTCCATGGCTGCAGTGGAAACCCCTGTCATGGCCCTGGCAGTGGAGCTGACAGGAGGAAGGGCTGTGAGCTCGCGGGTCAGTATCATAACTGCGGCACAGGCCGGCGGCATGGCACTGGGGCCACTGCTGGGGGGGCTGCTTGCGGGATATGTATCGTTCCGAACCCCTTTCTACCTGTGTGCTGCGCTGATCCTTCTGTCCTTCTTCCTGATACTTGCAAAGGTAAAAGAGCCTGGCGCATTTAAAAATGCTTAATGGTTGACTGTCTGGCTGAGCCCTGGGCCTATAATGTAGTCCAGAAAAGACCTTTCAATATCCCTTCTTTCAGTTATGTCGCAGAAGACAATGATAGCCCCGATGGTCTCATTGTGGATATTCCTGATAGGCGAGCCAATAACATCTACCGGTATGTGGTTCTGTTCTTTTGAGATAAGTACGGTTCCTTCACAGAGGCCATAAAAAGTTCCTTCCCTCAGGGCTTTCTTGGTAGGATTTGGAACGGCTTTTCCTGTAGTTTCGCATATTACCTTGAAGACACGATCAACTGGCTCTCCTATTGCCTCTTCAAGCCGGTAGCCGGTGAGCGCCTGGGCAAGGAGATTAATGTGCGTGACCCTTCCGCTGGCATCCGTGGAAATAACGGCATCTCCCACATTATCCATCAGCGAGTTGATCCAGCTGTCATTGTTGAAGAGCTTCTCCTGCTCCAGTGCTCTCTTGTGCAGGGCGATCTCTATATTGGTCCTGAGCTCCCTGTTATCAAAAGGTTTCAGTATGTGGCCGAAGGGCTCGGTCATCTTAGCCCTTTGCAGTGTCCTTTCATCGGAATAGGCGGTGAGATATACGACGGGGATCCTGCAGTTATTATGTATGACCGTAGCAGCCTCGATACCATCGATGTCGCCTTTGAGCACTATATCCATCAATACAAGATCAGGCTTGTATCTCTTCGCCATCTGTATGGCATCCTCTCCGGTTGATGCCATGCATGGTACAACATAACCAAAACTTTCCAGGCTATGCTTGATGTCCAGGGCAACTATCCTCTCATCCTCAACAACCAGTATCTTTTCGTTTGCCATCAGCAGTCCCTTCTTACGTAGGAGAGTTCCTTGAAAGTTATTCTGAATTCCGTACCATTGTTCCTAT
This DNA window, taken from Methanolobus chelungpuianus, encodes the following:
- a CDS encoding response regulator; translation: MANEKILVVEDERIVALDIKHSLESFGYVVPCMASTGEDAIQMAKRYKPDLVLMDIVLKGDIDGIEAATVIHNNCRIPVVYLTAYSDERTLQRAKMTEPFGHILKPFDNRELRTNIEIALHKRALEQEKLFNNDSWINSLMDNVGDAVISTDASGRVTHINLLAQALTGYRLEEAIGEPVDRVFKVICETTGKAVPNPTKKALREGTFYGLCEGTVLISKEQNHIPVDVIGSPIRNIHNETIGAIIVFCDITERRDIERSFLDYIIGPGLSQTVNH